From the genome of Fusobacterium varium, one region includes:
- the glnA_2 gene encoding Glutamine synthetase encodes MKSMLETFGINYFSELDLKSRVPGTIFKKFKSAQLGEGELSSEVADVIASTVKNWAIENGATHFTHWFQPLTDLTAEKHESFISISSDGTILSQFSGKSLIKGETDTSSFPNGGLRSTFEARGYTAWDTTSPMFLKGEGISKTLYIPTAFVGYNGEALDKKVPLLRSIKAIETQALRIQKLLGDTKTTHIDVTLGVEQEYFLVDKKFWDKRLDLSLAGRTLFGNLPPKGQEMNDHYYGTIKERVEVFMAELDSELWKIGVIAKTKHNEVAPNQFELALMFASANVAVDQNHLAMDTIKKVANRHQLTALLHEKPFQGINGSGKHCNWSLLTNTGINIFDPDTLAKDNMQFLLYIMAVVEGIDRYADILRASTATPGNDHRLGGHEAPPAIISIFLGEQLQQLLENIEDIDTSSTEEGMIDIDIHIPKIPKDFSDRNRTSPFAFTGNKFEFRMPGSSASPSTPVFVLNTIVADILREYADSLSENASSKNINTSIIKLIKDRYKKHKRIIFNGNGYEGSWIEQAEELGLSNLKNTIEGLPVYTKEETIALFERNGILTREEVYSRYKIYCDRYNNQSNIEITTAVRMARNEIYPCITKYINNISQMINNVRTALGEEEFIQYDKEHLIKVIGYKNRLKDTITKLNEGTKKAFSISDCYKKAVYYDTELIPILNEMRVIVDELELLIEKSVWPIPSYFDLLFNL; translated from the coding sequence ATGAAAAGTATGCTAGAAACTTTTGGGATTAACTATTTTTCTGAACTTGATCTGAAAAGTAGGGTGCCTGGAACAATATTCAAAAAATTTAAATCTGCTCAACTTGGAGAGGGTGAACTGTCTTCAGAAGTCGCAGATGTAATCGCATCTACTGTTAAAAACTGGGCTATTGAAAATGGTGCCACTCACTTTACCCACTGGTTCCAACCTCTTACTGACCTCACTGCTGAAAAACATGAATCTTTTATCTCTATTTCTTCTGACGGAACAATTCTATCTCAATTTTCTGGAAAATCTCTTATTAAAGGTGAAACTGATACTTCTTCTTTCCCAAATGGTGGACTTCGTTCGACTTTTGAAGCTCGTGGTTATACTGCATGGGATACAACTTCTCCAATGTTCTTAAAAGGTGAGGGAATCTCTAAAACTCTTTATATTCCTACTGCTTTTGTTGGATATAATGGAGAAGCTCTTGATAAAAAAGTTCCTCTTTTGAGATCAATAAAAGCTATTGAAACTCAAGCTTTAAGAATTCAAAAACTGCTGGGTGATACAAAAACTACACATATTGATGTTACTTTAGGAGTGGAGCAGGAATACTTTCTAGTTGATAAAAAATTCTGGGACAAACGTCTTGATCTTTCTTTAGCTGGAAGAACTCTTTTTGGTAATCTTCCACCAAAAGGTCAGGAAATGAATGACCATTATTATGGAACCATAAAAGAAAGAGTTGAAGTCTTTATGGCCGAACTTGATAGCGAACTTTGGAAAATAGGAGTTATTGCCAAAACAAAACATAATGAAGTTGCTCCTAATCAATTTGAACTTGCTCTTATGTTTGCATCAGCAAATGTGGCTGTAGACCAAAATCATCTTGCTATGGATACAATTAAAAAAGTTGCCAACAGACATCAATTAACAGCTTTACTTCATGAAAAACCATTCCAAGGTATCAATGGTTCTGGTAAACACTGCAACTGGTCTCTTTTAACTAATACAGGAATAAATATTTTTGATCCAGATACTCTTGCAAAAGATAATATGCAATTCCTTCTCTACATAATGGCTGTAGTTGAAGGAATAGACAGATATGCTGATATATTAAGAGCATCTACTGCTACTCCAGGAAACGATCATAGACTTGGAGGTCATGAAGCCCCTCCAGCTATTATTTCCATATTCTTAGGAGAACAATTACAGCAGCTTTTAGAAAATATAGAAGATATTGATACTTCTTCCACTGAAGAAGGAATGATAGATATTGATATTCATATACCTAAAATACCAAAAGATTTTTCAGATAGAAACAGAACTTCACCTTTTGCATTCACAGGAAATAAATTTGAATTTAGAATGCCAGGTTCAAGTGCTTCTCCTTCAACTCCAGTATTTGTTTTAAATACTATTGTTGCTGATATATTGAGAGAATATGCTGATTCTTTATCTGAAAATGCATCATCAAAAAACATAAATACATCTATAATCAAATTAATAAAAGACAGATATAAAAAACATAAAAGAATAATCTTCAATGGAAATGGGTATGAGGGTTCTTGGATAGAACAGGCTGAAGAACTTGGACTTTCCAATCTAAAAAATACTATTGAAGGACTTCCAGTATATACTAAAGAGGAAACTATAGCATTGTTTGAAAGAAATGGTATTCTTACTAGAGAGGAAGTTTATTCAAGATATAAAATTTACTGTGATAGATACAATAACCAATCAAATATTGAAATAACAACAGCTGTTAGAATGGCAAGAAATGAAATATATCCATGCATTACCAAATACATTAATAATATTTCTCAAATGATTAATAATGTAAGAACAGCTCTTGGAGAAGAAGAATTCATTCAATATGATAAAGAACACCTTATAAAAGTAATTGGTTATAAAAATCGTTTAAAAGATACTATAACAAAATTAAATGAAGGTACAAAAAAAGCATTCTCTATTTCAGACTGCTATAAAAAAGCCGTTTACTATGATACTGAACTTATTCCTATACTTAATGAAATGAGAGTCATTGTAGATGAACTTGAATTATTAATAGAAAAATCGGTATGGCCTATTCCTTCATATTTTGATTTATTATTTAATCTTTAA
- the yghZ gene encoding L-glyceraldehyde 3-phosphate reductase: MNYRADEKRYDNMKYRKCGNSGLYLPVISLGLWQNFGEETPLGIQKKKLFKAFDLGITHFDLANNYGKPADGSAEENFGRILKSDLKSYRDEMIISTKAGYDMWPGPYGDGGSRKYIMASLDQSLKRMGLEYVDIFYHHRPDSETPLEESMTALADIVKQGKALYVGISNYEAEEAEKAIKILNELKVPCLINQIRYNMFERWAEEKLFEVLENSGTGCICYSPLAQGALTNRYINDVPSDSRAARIGTTIAERYLDEEKLLKVKKLNEIAENRNQSMAQMALAWVLRKKEVTSVLIGASRSEQIEDNVKTIQNLYFSEDEIMKIENILK, translated from the coding sequence ATGAATTATAGAGCTGATGAAAAAAGATATGATAATATGAAATATAGAAAGTGTGGGAATAGTGGACTTTATCTTCCTGTCATTTCCTTAGGGTTATGGCAGAATTTTGGAGAAGAAACACCTTTAGGGATTCAAAAGAAAAAATTGTTCAAAGCTTTTGACCTTGGAATAACACATTTTGATTTAGCCAATAATTATGGAAAACCAGCAGATGGTTCTGCTGAAGAAAATTTTGGTAGAATATTAAAATCTGATTTGAAAAGTTATAGAGATGAGATGATAATATCTACAAAAGCAGGGTATGATATGTGGCCAGGACCTTATGGAGATGGAGGTTCAAGAAAATATATCATGGCAAGTTTAGATCAGAGCCTAAAAAGAATGGGTCTGGAATATGTAGATATATTTTATCATCACAGACCTGATTCAGAAACACCTTTAGAAGAATCTATGACTGCTCTTGCTGATATAGTGAAACAGGGAAAAGCTTTGTATGTAGGAATCTCTAATTATGAAGCTGAAGAAGCAGAGAAAGCTATAAAAATACTTAATGAATTAAAAGTTCCATGTCTTATAAATCAAATCAGATATAATATGTTTGAGAGATGGGCAGAAGAAAAATTATTTGAAGTATTGGAAAACTCAGGAACAGGGTGCATATGTTACAGCCCTTTAGCACAGGGAGCTTTAACTAATAGGTATATCAATGATGTGCCTTCTGATTCAAGAGCAGCAAGAATAGGGACTACCATAGCAGAACGTTATCTTGATGAAGAAAAATTGCTAAAAGTAAAAAAACTGAATGAAATAGCAGAAAATAGAAATCAAAGCATGGCACAAATGGCACTTGCATGGGTATTGAGAAAAAAAGAAGTAACAAGTGTACTGATAGGAGCAAGTAGATCAGAACAAATAGAAGATAATGTAAAAACTATTCAGAATTTATATTTTTCAGAAGATGAGATAATGAAGATAGAAAATATATTGAAATAA
- the yxeP_13 gene encoding Uncharacterized hydrolase YxeP yields MDRIIELAEKYADEMIENRRKIHKNPELGGQETDTSDFITAELEKLGIEVKRGFAKTGIQGMIYGKNPSGKTIMIRADIDALPMSEENDIEYKSQVNGKMHACGHDVHTAALLGAAKILSQLKDELNGNVKLCFQPAEETVGGADLMVEDGILENPKVDYVIGMHVEPNEKIGTASIEPGPVSSYPDFFEIKFIGKGGHGSFPSKSIDPILPAVEAYNLLNLIPKKVSPLEPCVVQICRFNAGTYDAIIPNEAVIAGTVRTLHKYNREFVKEQIDKIIKNISEIYGVKCEFSYRGKTFPVYNTPEVIEAVRDSVKDVFNKGFVVNQSFKIGGDDFCFFSENIPATYMIVGSANEEKDTQYPLHNPKFNVDEKVIKMGAAAFSKIAYDYLNGKYSGI; encoded by the coding sequence ATGGATAGAATAATAGAATTAGCAGAAAAATATGCTGATGAAATGATAGAAAATCGTAGAAAAATACATAAAAATCCAGAGCTAGGTGGGCAGGAAACTGATACTTCAGATTTTATAACAGCTGAATTGGAAAAATTAGGAATAGAAGTGAAAAGAGGATTTGCCAAAACAGGGATACAGGGAATGATATATGGTAAAAATCCTTCTGGAAAGACAATAATGATAAGAGCTGATATAGATGCTCTTCCTATGAGCGAAGAAAATGATATAGAGTATAAATCACAGGTAAATGGAAAAATGCATGCATGTGGGCATGATGTTCATACTGCTGCTTTATTAGGAGCAGCAAAAATATTATCTCAATTAAAAGATGAACTTAATGGAAATGTAAAACTCTGTTTTCAACCAGCAGAAGAAACAGTAGGTGGTGCAGATTTAATGGTGGAAGATGGAATACTGGAAAATCCAAAAGTAGACTATGTGATTGGAATGCATGTGGAACCTAATGAAAAAATAGGAACTGCCTCTATAGAACCAGGACCTGTAAGTTCATATCCAGATTTTTTTGAAATAAAGTTTATAGGAAAGGGAGGACATGGTTCATTTCCATCTAAAAGTATAGATCCTATACTTCCAGCAGTAGAAGCATATAATCTCTTGAATCTCATACCTAAAAAAGTATCACCATTAGAGCCATGTGTGGTGCAGATATGCAGATTCAATGCAGGAACATATGATGCTATTATTCCAAATGAAGCAGTAATTGCAGGAACAGTAAGAACTTTACACAAATATAATCGTGAATTTGTAAAAGAACAAATAGACAAAATAATAAAAAATATAAGTGAAATATATGGAGTGAAGTGTGAATTTTCATATAGAGGAAAGACTTTTCCTGTATATAACACACCAGAAGTGATAGAAGCTGTGAGAGATAGTGTAAAAGATGTTTTTAATAAAGGGTTTGTTGTAAACCAGAGCTTTAAAATAGGTGGAGATGATTTCTGTTTCTTCAGTGAAAATATACCAGCTACATATATGATAGTAGGAAGTGCAAATGAGGAGAAAGATACACAATATCCACTTCATAATCCTAAATTTAATGTAGATGAAAAAGTAATAAAAATGGGAGCAGCAGCATTTTCTAAGATAGCATATGATTATTTAAATGGAAAATACAGTGGGATATAA
- the norG gene encoding HTH-type transcriptional regulator norG, with protein MKLNFIIYKDSPHKIYLQLYDSIKNMIETGEALPNEKLPSIRQIAIKFDINTLTVLKAYDLLEKNNYIYKLSGKGCFVKEKNKLISSTQKPVINNFAIMNKDINFASATPAANLYPVDIFQEIINDIFSNYGEKAFNYFNTQGLLELRETITEKLKNNNIYTSPNNIQIVSGSQQALDLIKKLY; from the coding sequence ATGAAACTTAATTTTATAATCTACAAAGATTCACCTCATAAAATTTACTTGCAGCTGTATGATTCTATAAAAAATATGATAGAAACTGGGGAAGCTCTTCCCAATGAAAAGCTTCCATCTATAAGACAGATAGCTATTAAATTTGACATAAACACCCTTACTGTATTAAAGGCATATGATCTTCTTGAAAAAAATAATTATATCTATAAGCTTTCTGGAAAAGGCTGCTTTGTAAAAGAAAAAAATAAACTTATATCAAGTACTCAAAAGCCCGTCATAAATAATTTTGCAATAATGAATAAAGATATAAATTTTGCCAGTGCTACTCCTGCAGCAAATCTTTATCCTGTTGATATATTTCAGGAAATTATAAATGATATATTTAGTAATTATGGAGAAAAAGCTTTTAATTATTTTAATACTCAAGGACTTTTAGAATTAAGAGAAACAATTACTGAAAAGCTTAAAAATAATAATATTTATACTTCTCCAAATAATATTCAAATAGTTTCTGGTTCTCAACAAGCTCTTGATTTAATAAAAAAATTATATTGA
- the rnr gene encoding Ribonuclease R, with translation MNLDKELERLKQLMDKGKGLKLDEITKLLGWSLKNKKENREILEKWIEDGDLMRNNRGKYNIPENLGFVKGTFSIIKDRFAFVDTADEGIFIPKPHFNSALDGDTVLVKITSGLNGDKKKEGEVVKVISRERDTIVGILQRNENFGFVTPTHSFGKDIYIPYRMMKDAKNQQLVVVKITSWGTNEKKPEGEIIEVIGDPYNTNNMIEALIVREGMSETFSKPVLAEARSIATTIPKDEIAKRKDLRNLSIITIDGDDAKDLDDAVYVKKLPNGNYKLIVSIADVSYYIPEGSMLDQEAFKRGNSVYLVDRVLPMFPKEISNGICSLNPDEDKLTFTCEMEIDQNGKVVDSDTYKSVIKSVRRMTYTNVNRMIAGEEEALKEYADIKDMVMEMLELSKIIRQVKYNRGSIDFDLPEIKLVLDENGKVKYIKNRERGESERIIEDFMIAANETVAEKLFWLEIPSVYRTHEKPDPERIKNLNETLSKFKYRIHSLDEIHPKKFQKIIEDSKERGINLLVHKLILMALKQARYTVDNLGHFGLASGYYTHFTSPIRRYADLTVHRILNSVLHGYPSKKVIAKNAEELPQICTHISKTERAAMKVEDESVKIKLVEYMIDKVGEEYEATIVGFSNKRVFFETEEHVECFWDVVAAKHYYEFDDREYVMKDIDGGKIYSIGDKYKVILVRASLAELEIEVVPQVVMEEGL, from the coding sequence ATGAATTTAGATAAAGAATTAGAAAGACTTAAACAACTTATGGATAAAGGAAAAGGATTAAAATTAGACGAAATAACAAAACTTTTAGGGTGGTCCCTTAAAAATAAAAAGGAAAATAGAGAAATACTTGAAAAGTGGATAGAAGATGGAGATCTTATGAGGAATAATAGAGGGAAATATAATATTCCTGAAAATCTTGGATTTGTAAAGGGGACTTTCAGTATAATAAAAGATAGATTTGCTTTTGTTGATACTGCTGATGAAGGAATATTTATTCCAAAACCTCATTTTAATTCAGCACTAGATGGAGATACTGTATTAGTAAAAATAACATCAGGGCTCAATGGTGATAAGAAAAAAGAGGGAGAAGTAGTAAAAGTAATAAGTAGAGAAAGAGATACAATAGTAGGAATACTGCAAAGAAATGAAAATTTTGGATTTGTAACTCCCACACATTCATTTGGAAAGGATATATATATTCCATATCGAATGATGAAAGATGCTAAAAATCAACAGCTTGTTGTAGTAAAGATAACTTCATGGGGAACTAATGAAAAGAAACCTGAAGGAGAAATTATTGAGGTAATTGGTGACCCATATAATACAAATAACATGATTGAAGCTCTTATTGTAAGAGAGGGAATGTCAGAAACTTTTTCTAAGCCCGTATTAGCAGAGGCAAGAAGTATAGCAACAACTATACCAAAAGATGAAATAGCAAAAAGAAAAGATTTGAGAAATCTTTCTATAATAACAATAGATGGAGATGATGCAAAAGATTTAGATGATGCTGTTTATGTAAAAAAACTTCCAAATGGCAATTATAAGCTGATAGTAAGTATAGCTGATGTATCATACTATATACCAGAGGGGTCTATGTTAGACCAGGAGGCTTTTAAAAGAGGAAATTCAGTATATCTTGTAGATAGAGTACTTCCTATGTTTCCTAAAGAAATATCTAATGGAATATGTTCTTTAAATCCTGATGAAGATAAACTTACATTTACTTGTGAAATGGAAATAGACCAAAATGGTAAAGTAGTAGATTCTGATACTTATAAATCTGTAATTAAAAGTGTAAGAAGAATGACATATACTAATGTCAATAGAATGATAGCAGGAGAAGAGGAAGCTTTAAAAGAGTATGCAGATATAAAAGATATGGTAATGGAAATGCTTGAACTTTCTAAAATAATCAGACAGGTAAAATATAACAGAGGAAGCATAGATTTTGATCTTCCTGAAATAAAATTAGTTCTTGATGAAAATGGAAAAGTAAAATACATTAAGAATAGAGAAAGAGGAGAGTCTGAAAGAATAATAGAAGATTTTATGATAGCAGCTAACGAAACTGTAGCTGAAAAACTTTTCTGGCTGGAAATACCATCAGTATATAGAACACATGAAAAACCAGATCCTGAAAGAATAAAAAATCTAAATGAAACATTAAGTAAATTTAAATATAGAATACATTCCTTAGATGAAATACATCCTAAAAAATTCCAAAAAATAATTGAAGATTCAAAGGAAAGAGGAATAAATCTTCTTGTACATAAGCTTATACTTATGGCATTGAAACAGGCAAGATATACAGTTGATAATTTGGGGCATTTTGGACTGGCATCTGGATACTATACACATTTTACTTCACCAATCAGAAGATATGCAGACCTGACTGTTCATAGAATATTGAATTCTGTTCTTCATGGATATCCAAGTAAAAAAGTGATAGCTAAAAATGCAGAAGAACTTCCACAAATATGTACTCATATATCAAAAACAGAGAGAGCAGCTATGAAAGTAGAAGATGAAAGTGTAAAAATTAAGCTTGTAGAATATATGATAGATAAAGTTGGAGAGGAATATGAAGCTACTATTGTTGGATTTAGTAATAAGAGAGTATTCTTTGAAACTGAAGAACATGTAGAATGTTTCTGGGATGTGGTGGCAGCTAAACATTACTATGAATTTGATGATAGAGAATATGTAATGAAAGATATAGATGGTGGAAAAATATACAGTATTGGAGATAAATACAAGGTTATTTTGGTAAGAGCAAGTCTTGCAGAACTGGAGATAGAGGTAGTACCTCAAGTAGTTATGGAAGAAGGACTATAA
- the ydcR_2 gene encoding Uncharacterized HTH-type transcriptional regulator ydcR, with amino-acid sequence MKRKTTTVVAANPTYYGAINTFSEIAKMISVPLEEDGINIEELEKILQKNKVDFIYTMINFETPTGISWSTEKKKKILELSEKYNFTIIEDDCLSPLYYYNNVTIPLKAMDKKNKVIYINSFSKLIMPGLRLGYMIVPNNLISDIIAAKFSADISSSGLFQMALHFFIKKAI; translated from the coding sequence TTGAAGAGAAAAACCACTACAGTAGTTGCTGCAAATCCAACATACTATGGAGCTATAAATACTTTTTCTGAAATAGCTAAAATGATAAGTGTTCCTTTAGAAGAAGATGGAATAAATATAGAAGAGTTAGAAAAAATTCTTCAAAAAAATAAAGTAGATTTTATATATACTATGATAAATTTTGAAACTCCTACTGGAATTTCATGGTCAACAGAAAAAAAGAAAAAAATACTTGAACTCTCAGAAAAATATAATTTCACTATTATAGAAGATGATTGTCTTTCTCCTTTGTATTATTATAATAATGTTACAATTCCCTTAAAAGCTATGGATAAAAAAAATAAAGTAATTTATATAAATTCTTTTTCAAAACTTATAATGCCTGGATTAAGGCTTGGATATATGATCGTACCTAATAATTTAATTTCAGATATAATAGCTGCAAAGTTTTCTGCTGATATATCATCTTCTGGTTTATTTCAAATGGCACTTCATTTTTTCATTAAAAAGGCTATTTAG
- the mleN_10 gene encoding Malate-2H(+)/Na(+)-lactate antiporter, whose protein sequence is MNKKTEGEKKNYGGWAFIPLVIFLIIYLGGGMFFSARGVASPFNQLPRHAALLIGVIIAFAMNRKMKLDDKINIFTTTSGESGVMMMALIFLLAGAFAGVAKGMGGVDSVVNLGLTFVPKQFLVPGLFVISAFISTAMGTSTGTLVAVAPIALGISEKVGLNPAITLAAVLGGAMFGDNLSVISDTTIAATRGVGCEMKDKFRMNFLIAIPAAIATIIAFTIVGGAGQIEGELSYNLIKVVPYLAVLVAAVAGINVFTVLIGGILFAGAVGFVTGSMTFVTFFQSVAKGMDGMMNVTIMAILIRGLIGLIKEYGGIEWLVQKLTGNIKTRKGAEYSIAVLVSVLVFCLVNNTIAIIIASPIAKQVGEKFKIAPKRTASLLDIFSCVILCLAPHAGGMLLITSMASVSPIEIISFSFYQVFLGICTIITIQFGLMKTKEEKEADLLEKQNTQLG, encoded by the coding sequence ATGAACAAGAAAACAGAAGGAGAAAAAAAGAATTATGGGGGTTGGGCGTTTATTCCACTGGTTATATTTTTGATAATATATTTAGGTGGAGGAATGTTTTTTTCAGCTAGAGGAGTAGCTAGTCCATTTAATCAGCTTCCAAGACATGCGGCATTGCTTATAGGGGTTATCATAGCATTTGCTATGAATAGAAAAATGAAATTAGATGATAAAATCAATATATTCACAACAACTTCTGGAGAAAGTGGAGTTATGATGATGGCTCTTATCTTTCTTTTGGCAGGAGCTTTTGCAGGGGTAGCAAAAGGAATGGGAGGAGTAGATTCTGTTGTAAATCTTGGACTTACATTTGTTCCAAAACAGTTTTTAGTTCCAGGATTGTTTGTAATATCAGCATTTATATCAACAGCAATGGGAACTTCAACAGGAACACTTGTTGCAGTTGCTCCAATTGCATTGGGAATATCAGAGAAAGTAGGATTAAATCCAGCAATAACCTTAGCGGCAGTTTTGGGAGGAGCTATGTTTGGAGATAATCTGTCAGTTATATCAGATACTACAATTGCAGCTACTAGAGGAGTAGGCTGTGAAATGAAAGATAAGTTTAGAATGAACTTTTTAATTGCTATACCAGCAGCAATAGCAACAATTATAGCTTTTACAATAGTAGGAGGAGCTGGACAGATTGAAGGAGAATTGAGCTATAATTTAATAAAGGTGGTTCCATATTTGGCAGTACTTGTAGCAGCTGTAGCAGGAATAAATGTATTCACAGTTCTTATTGGAGGAATATTATTTGCTGGAGCAGTAGGATTTGTAACAGGAAGTATGACTTTTGTAACATTTTTCCAGTCAGTAGCAAAAGGTATGGATGGAATGATGAATGTAACTATTATGGCTATTCTTATTAGAGGACTTATTGGATTAATAAAAGAATATGGTGGAATAGAGTGGCTTGTGCAGAAACTTACTGGAAATATAAAAACTCGTAAGGGTGCAGAATATAGTATAGCTGTTTTAGTATCAGTATTGGTTTTTTGCCTTGTAAACAATACTATTGCTATTATAATTGCTTCTCCAATAGCTAAACAGGTAGGAGAAAAATTCAAAATAGCTCCAAAAAGAACTGCTAGTTTATTGGATATATTCAGTTGTGTAATATTATGTCTGGCTCCACATGCTGGAGGAATGCTTCTTATAACATCTATGGCGTCAGTTTCTCCAATAGAAATAATAAGTTTTTCTTTCTATCAGGTATTTTTAGGAATTTGTACTATAATAACTATCCAATTTGGACTTATGAAAACTAAAGAGGAAAAAGAAGCTGACTTGTTAGAGAAGCAAAATACTCAGTTAGGATAA
- the lysN_4 gene encoding 2-aminoadipate transaminase: MSLLQEIKEIELPYIPQGGLYIWIKLPKGLNSNVFYNILKERHVSILPDSVFYINDEQENNHIRLSFAAVTKEEIVRGIKIIKKSLEEFSQKKDFLFKEDFMSILIR; the protein is encoded by the coding sequence TTGTCCCTTTTACAAGAAATAAAAGAAATTGAACTTCCATATATTCCACAAGGAGGATTATATATATGGATAAAATTGCCAAAAGGTCTCAATTCAAATGTTTTTTATAATATATTGAAAGAAAGACATGTTTCTATACTTCCTGATTCTGTATTTTACATAAATGATGAACAGGAAAATAATCATATTCGTTTAAGTTTTGCTGCTGTTACAAAAGAAGAGATAGTAAGGGGAATAAAAATAATAAAAAAATCTTTAGAGGAATTTTCACAAAAAAAGGATTTCTTATTTAAAGAAGACTTTATGTCTATCTTAATAAGATAA
- the patB_6 gene encoding Cystathionine beta-lyase PatB: MKYSFDEKIDRTGNHAAKWEEMGKKFISNDLWPMWIADMDLKTAPEIIDAMREKVEQGIFGYVYRPDSYYKAAADWLERRFGYKIDPATLINSPGVVPTLSLLVRGMTKPGEKILIQSPVYYPFAATIKDNGREVIENKLVKDDTGYYTIDFEDFEQKISDENVNLFILCSPHNPVGRVWRREELQKMSDLCLKYKVRVIADEIWRDMVMPGYKHIPVASLGKEIEDNTITCFSPTKTFNIAGLQASFVTFPRREEWEKFDNELGILDIKRNSPFSLVAFETGYEKCDEWVDQLIEHLNGNMDYVIKFVEEKIPEVKVKKPEGTYLMWLDFSALGLSKEELSKFMQEECKIALDDGYWFGENGIGFERMNIACPRYMVEEGMNRIEKGIKKWREKR, encoded by the coding sequence ATGAAATATTCTTTTGATGAAAAAATTGACAGAACAGGAAATCATGCAGCTAAATGGGAGGAGATGGGAAAAAAATTTATATCAAATGATTTATGGCCAATGTGGATAGCAGATATGGACTTAAAAACAGCTCCTGAGATAATAGATGCTATGAGAGAAAAGGTAGAACAAGGAATATTTGGTTATGTATATAGACCGGATTCTTATTATAAAGCAGCAGCAGATTGGTTGGAAAGAAGATTTGGATATAAGATTGATCCTGCTACTCTTATAAATAGTCCAGGAGTTGTGCCTACACTTTCTTTATTAGTGAGAGGAATGACAAAGCCAGGAGAAAAAATACTTATTCAAAGTCCTGTATATTATCCATTTGCAGCTACAATAAAGGATAATGGAAGAGAAGTAATAGAAAATAAGTTAGTAAAAGATGATACTGGATATTATACAATAGATTTTGAAGATTTTGAGCAAAAAATTTCTGATGAAAATGTTAATTTATTTATTTTATGTAGTCCTCATAATCCAGTGGGAAGAGTATGGAGAAGAGAAGAGCTTCAAAAGATGTCTGATTTATGCTTAAAATATAAAGTAAGAGTTATTGCAGATGAAATATGGAGAGATATGGTAATGCCAGGATATAAACATATACCAGTAGCTTCTCTTGGAAAAGAAATAGAGGACAATACTATTACTTGTTTTTCACCAACTAAAACATTTAATATAGCAGGGCTTCAAGCTTCATTTGTAACATTTCCAAGAAGAGAAGAATGGGAGAAATTTGATAATGAGCTTGGAATATTGGATATAAAAAGAAATAGTCCATTTAGTCTAGTAGCTTTTGAAACTGGATATGAAAAATGCGATGAGTGGGTAGATCAACTAATTGAACATCTAAACGGAAATATGGATTATGTAATTAAATTTGTAGAAGAAAAAATACCAGAAGTAAAAGTTAAAAAACCTGAAGGAACTTATCTTATGTGGCTTGATTTTTCTGCTTTAGGATTATCTAAAGAAGAATTGTCAAAATTTATGCAGGAGGAATGTAAAATAGCATTAGATGATGGATATTGGTTTGGTGAAAATGGAATAGGTTTTGAAAGAATGAATATAGCTTGTCCGAGATACATGGTAGAAGAAGGAATGAATAGGATAGAAAAGGGAATAAAAAAATGGAGAGAAAAAAGATAA